In one Diabrotica virgifera virgifera chromosome 5, PGI_DIABVI_V3a genomic region, the following are encoded:
- the LOC126884297 gene encoding uncharacterized protein LOC126884297, whose product MPRKRAQWSEEDLRSALQAIADGMSIKGAAKSYNIPRSTLGLHHRTQNPVKKLGRSPVLSAAQENDLVEMIHRLAEVGMPITSKVLMKSVFSFAITNRIPNPFSKESNKAGRKWLKLFLCRHPDVARRKAQQMNMARAQKMNKTIVDDYFHKLRDTIEKLNLFDKPGSIYNIDEIGCRLTIHKQQIVFARKGAKRVHLTAPEHGENVSIVGCGNALGQAIPPFVLFKGQRFKPEWSDHLPPGSKAIVTNKGSMTCEAFISWLDHFSSFKNPGHTLLIFE is encoded by the coding sequence atGCCAAGAAAACGAGCTCAATGGTCAGAAGAAGATCTACGCTCGGCGCTGCAAGCCATAGCGGACGGAATGTCCATCAAAGGTGCTGCCAAGAGTTACAACATTCCTCGCTCAACGCTAGGTCTTCATCACAGAACGCAAAATCCAGTAAAAAAGCTTGGAAGATCACCGGTGTTATCTGCAGCACAAGAAAATGATCTTGTGGAAATGATTCACAGATTAGCTGAGGTAGGAATGCCTATTACTAGCAAGGTTTTAATGAAAAGTGTGTTTTCTTTCGCTATAACAAATCGCATTCCAAATCCATTTTCTAAAGAGTCAAATAAAGCTGGTAGAAAGTGGCTTAAGTTATTCTTGTGCAGGCATCCAGACGTAGCTAGGCGAAAAGCTCAACAAATGAATATGGCTCGAGCccaaaaaatgaataaaacaatCGTCGATGACTACTTTCATAAATTGAGAGATACCATAGAAAAGCTAAATCTATTTGACAAACCTGGTAGCATATATAATATTGACGAAATAGGGTGCAGATTGACAATCCATAAGCAACAAATTGTTTTTGCTAGAAAGGGAGCAAAACGGGTACATTTAACCGCACCCGAACACGGAGAAAACGTGTCAATTGTAGGTTGCGGAAATGCACTTGGTCAAGCGATACCACCTTTTGTGCTATTTAAAGGGCAAAGGTTTAAACCTGAATGGTCTGATCACTTGCCCCCTGGCTCAAAAGCTATTGTCACAAATAAAGGTAGTATGACATGTGAAGCATTTATTTCGTGGCTTGACCATTTCTCTTCATTCAAAAACCCTGGTCATACCCTACTAATATTTGAATGA